One window of the Suricata suricatta isolate VVHF042 unplaced genomic scaffold, meerkat_22Aug2017_6uvM2_HiC HiC_scaffold_181, whole genome shotgun sequence genome contains the following:
- the LOC115284740 gene encoding G-protein coupled receptor 183 produces the protein MDTKMDNNFTTPSAATEESDCDLYSHHHTARILMPLHYSIVFVIGLVGNVLALVVIIQNRKKINSTTLYSTNLVISDILFTTALPTRIAYYAMGFDWRMGEALCRITALLFYINTYAGVNFMTCLSIDRFFAVVHPLRYNKMKRIEHAKCICIFVWILVFAQTLPLLINPMSKEEQERTTCMEYPNFEETKSLPWILLGACFIGYVLPLLIILICYSQICCKLFKTAKQNPLTEKSGVNKKALNTIIFIIVVFVLCFTPYHVAIIQHMIKKLHFPDFLECSQRHSFQISLHFTVCLMNFNCCMDPFIYFFACKGYKRKVMKMLKRQVSVSISSAVRSAPEENSREMTETQTMIHSKSLNGK, from the coding sequence ATGGATACAAAAATGGACAACAATTTTACTACACCTTCTGCAGCAACTGAAGAAAGTGACTGTGACCTCTATTCACACCACCACACGGCCAGGATACTAATGCCTCTACATTACAGCATTGTCTTCGTAATCGGGCTTGTGGGAAACGTGCTAGCCTTGGTTGTTATtattcaaaacaggaaaaaaatcaactcaacCACGCTGTATTCAACAAATTTGGTGATTTCTGATATACTTTTCACCACGGCTTTGCCGACGCGGATAGCCTACTACGCAATGGGCTTTGACTGGAGGATGGGCGAGGCCCTGTGCAGGATCACAGCGCTCCTGTTCTACATCAATACGTACGCAGGCGTGAACTTCATGACCTGCTTGAGCATCGACCGGTTCTTCGCCGTGGTGCACCCACTGCGCTACAACAAGATGAAAAGGATTGAACATGCAAAGTGCATTTGCATATTTGTCTGGATTCTAGTATTCGCTCAAACACTCCCACTACTCATAAATCCTATGTCAAAGGAGGAGCAAGAAAGGACTACATGCATGGAGTATCCGAACTTCGAAGAAACAAAATCTCTTCCCTGGATTCTGCTTGGTGCGTGTTTCATAGGCTATGTGCTCCCTCTCCTAATCATTCTCATCTGCTATTCTCAAATCTGTTGCAAACTCTTTAAAACTGCCAAACAAAACCCACTGACTGAGAAATCTGGTGTAAACAAAAAGGCTCTCAACAcaatcatttttataattgttgtgtttgttctctgtttcaCACCTTACCATGTTGCAATTATTCAACACATGATTAAGAAGCttcattttcctgatttcctGGAATGTAGCCAAAGACATTCATTCCAGATTTCTCTGCACTTTACAGTATGTCTGATGAACTTCAATTGCTGTATGGACCCtttcatatatttctttgcaTGTAAAGGGTACAAGAGAAAGGTTATGAAGATGTTGAAGCGTCAGGTCAGTGTATCAATTTCCAGTGCCGTGAGGTCAGCCCCTGAAGAAAACTCACGTGAAATGACAGAAACTCAAACAATGATACATTCCAAgtctttaaatggaaaataa